The genomic DNA CTGTTTTCGTAAACTTTATTGCTTTTCATTGCGTGTAGCAAGCGTATCGTTTGCCTGACAGTCGAAAAGCAATTGTAAAGCAACAATTCTTTAGAAAAGAGCCAAAAAAAAAGAGACTGGCCTAAAAGTACATGTCAAACCCTACATGTTGAAATACAAATAAGGTCAAATACTCTTGAGACAGCCCTTGCATCACAATGAAAACGCTTTTTATTTAAGCGATATAGAGCTTGGAAGTATAAAATATTTTGTCACCCATATTCAATTGAATTGCTTATTTTTGTCCAAATGATTCTAATTCATATTTTTCCCATGCTTCATCAAAAATGCTCATACTATCCAGGTAATGGCCATTTAGTTCTAAATAAGAGCTTATTTCATGATAATTAGTAGACGATTTAGGAAAGCTATGATCATTGTACGCATCATTGGCAAATTGACTAATTGCATCACTTGGCTTCGGATGGCGGAATTTTAGTAAAAATTGATAGAATGATTTCATCATACCTCACCTTTAACAACATTTTTTCCATTATAGCAAAAAAGAAGCTGCTTTTATAGCAGCTCCTTTAGCAGCTTCTGATTGGCTGTTTTCGTAAACTTTGTTGCTTTTCATAGCGTGTAGCAAGCGTATCGATTGCCTATGACAGTCGAAAAGCTATAATCATAAAGCAACAATCTTTTAGAAAAGAGCCTTAAACTAAGCAAGTGTCTCCTCAT from Bacillus alveayuensis includes the following:
- a CDS encoding uncharacterized protein YozE (UPF0346 family) (product_source=COG4479; cath_funfam=1.10.150.260; cog=COG4479; pfam=PF06855; superfamily=140652) gives rise to the protein MKSFYQFLLKFRHPKPSDAISQFANDAYNDHSFPKSSTNYHEISSYLELNGHYLDSMSIFDEAWEKYELESFGQK